The segment tgttggatctgACCAAACTGGCCAGCCTTCAGAGCGAAGTGCATCAATGACCCATGacccggttcaccactgttccttacttggaccacttttgatacaTACTGACTTTAGATGAACATCCCATTTGagggttttttgtttgttattttgtttgtttttttgttgttgttttcattgatctttctcctgcatcctattcttctgcaATCGATAATGGCAGCGCAGataaaaggtttgtttgagctgcgccctctactttACAGACGTGAATTTGCTTGTCCTTCATTCTGAgtcttattcatttcacttttggtgtgaaagggacTTTACATttactaaatgtatttttggttattaaaaaacaatcaaGCAAGCCCAGATGAGGTGAGAAAAAATAACGCAAAAGTGACATATTGAAAGTAACTAATTAGTTACACAGTAACACAGTTACACAGTTAcaaagtaacacaattagttactatcttagggagtaatgcaaaattgtaatgcattacttttaaaagtaatatgcatgcacacgttttagttTTTGGTCATAGACATTTATGTAAGCTAAACTTTCAGTCATACACATTTCAGATTAATTGTCCacaatatttaaacattattaatttatttggacaaatacaggtgctggtcatataattagaatatcgtgaaaaagtttttttttttttataatagattccctacatgtaaagtaaaacatttcaatttttttttttttttttttttttttgttgattagagtgtacagctaatgaaagtccaaaacccagtatctcaaaatattagaatatttacatttgagtttcgtttaatgaccatccctacactATAAACtatatctcttgttctttgaaaccacactaatggggaagactgctgacttggcaatgatCCAGgggacaatcattgacaccctccacaaagagagtaagtcacagatggtcattattgaatgtggtggctgtttacagagtgatgtatcaaagcatattaaatgtaaagttgactagaaggaagaaattgggtaggcaaaggtgcacaagcaacagggatgacggcaagcttgagaatactgtcaagtaaagccgattcagacacttgggagagcttcacaatgagtcaaatgaagctggagtcagtgcatcaagagtcaccacactcagacatcttcaggaagaggtcttctgaaacagaaacaacatcagaaggatcttacctgggctaaggagaaaaataactggacagtgaacagtggtcgaaagtcctcttttcagataaaagtaaattttgcatttcatgttgaaatcatggtcccagagtctgaaggaagactggagaggcacagaatccaagctgcatgaagtctagtgtgaagtttctgaagttagtaatgatttgggggggcgtgacgtctgctggtgttggtccattgtgttttatcaagtgcaaagtcaatgcagccatcttccaggagattttggagcactttatgcttccatctgacaagctttatggagatgctgatttccttttccagcaggactttagcacctgcccacagtgcaaaaaccacttccaagtggtttgctgaccatgatattactgtgctttattggccagccaacatgcctgacccctgaatctatgggatattttcaagagaaagatgagaaacagtcgatccaacaatatacagatgatctgaaggctcaacagtgcctcagcagtgccacaggctgatcacttccatgccacacttcactgatgctgtaatttgtgctaggagcaagtattgagtgcacaaatgaacatactttaaagaactttaacttttctgttttgaaaatccatgttttgattgatcttaggaaatattctaatatttttgagatactggattttggactttcatgagctgtacgctctaatcatcaaaatttaaaaaaaaaaaaaaaaaaaaactttacatgttgggaatctagaatatatgaaagtttcatttttaaaaataatttacaataaaaaaatgaactttttcacgatattctaattatatgaccagcaccggTATATTGTGGCATGATCATTAAactaaaaaagaataaaagtgTAATGTTATCTTTTGTGCAGAATCCGCTGCACAGAAGTGAAGACTTGACTCGTCTTTGATTGACAGTGGATCATGTGATATCCTTTTGTTGTCAGTAATGGAATGTCCCAGTGACAGATTGCAAAGGCCAGGCATGGTCATGTGATTCCTGTTATCCTTGGAATGCCGCCCTGATAACAATCTGAGGGCAACACTTACTGTCACATGCTCTCTACCTGTTTTTCGTGAAACACACCTCCTGAGCACTGCAACAGCCACATGCTCCCTCAAGTGTGAAGATATTCACACACCACTCTTTTTATTTTCTAGACGTGAGCCTGACTTTGGGATGCGAGAGAAATGAATACGCTTCCAGGGAAATGTTTCGACACACTTGATTTACAATATGTCTGTTGATCTAAATGTTTCCTACTTAATGCTTGAAATTAGTTTGGTATACACATGTAAATTACCTATGCATTCATTTCTGGTCACATGTTCGGTCACTACTTACTTTACATACTTTCATTGGTGTTATTTGACagttttgatcattttacttttattctATAATGTGGAAAGTGACTCACACTTGAATGGATGGTGCTAGAGAGATTTGTTATATAATAAGCTTTAAATCctagaagaataaaaaaaaatggttattttaaaatgcacgttttttattatttcttttgtatatttagattagattagatacAGCTATTGTATGCAGTCTAGATAattaaatgtttgtctttttttaaaaaaaaatcattttaatatttaataataaatacaatttaaatctaaatttaataaaagtcTGTACTGCTAAAAgttaggggaaaaaaacaaataataaaaaatattgtgctTTCAGAAAATTCAGAATTTGGTCGTCACGGTTTTCAGCCGTATTTGATGTGAAATGACGTGTGTAAAAAGAGGAGCAAATTGCAAAAACGAAAAAAGCAGAAATTAATTTATACAATTCATTACATACAATGAAAGCTAATGCAGCAGTTTATGAACATAAACAGCAAAATTTTGCAGAATTAACACAATATGCCAAAGATATGCAATATATTAAGATGATTAAAAAAGTTTTAGTTATTTCCCTTATTGTGATCAACATCTGTGAGATTAGTTTTGTTGTAagttgaattaaacatgaagcTTTAAGGTCTTTACATAACGAGTAGATACACGTGATTCGGTTATGAAACAGCAGTTCAGCTATACTTCAGAAAACACTGATAGTATCTGGTATGTACCTGACAGAGAACAATGTCAATCATTGAGATATTGCCTATTTAGAAGAGTCTTATGACTTATGAGTTGAATACCTGAAGCTTGATAATAACTATTAAACTGGTCATGCTTACCTTGTTATCTctttaagataaaaaaaaagaaaagattttgcagaaaatgcagcttttcatatatatatatatatatatatatatatatatatatatatatatatatatatatatatatatatatattattggtaATGACAACACTAAATTCATGCAACATCAATTCAatattttgggttaaaattTATGTTTTGTAGCTGTTACATTGCTgtagtgtgattttttttttttttttttttttttttttttttgcagatagATTTTTATATCTAGTCTCTTATTTATTATGAGCTCATGATTATTGCCTGTATAACtattacagaaaaattaaaaatgttgtttaGAAAACTACTCGTTTAGAGCTTTACTTGCCGTCAGATGATCAGGAACCAAAGAAACGATTCTTTGCATGTGTCAAAAGCCCATCTGACTCAAAAGAAGTGCAGTTTTTCCCTGTAGAACAAGAGAGATAAAGAAGAATTaaaagctgcactgaaagtTTTGCACTCTTAGTCATTAACATGTTTGCCCTGATTTTCTTGATTTTGACGGTTTGCATAAGATAATAAGAAAATAATCTGACCAGAAGGTGAATTGCCCTTGTCAGAGAAGTTGGTCTGAATAATCTATTAGTCAAAGTGTAATTATAATTATGACAAGTATgatctcttttaaaaaaaaaaagtcagtcagACACCATACCAGATATTGATCAGTCTTGTCAGGTGAGTGTCACGGCCACCCTCATTTCCAAAAGGTACACCTGCAACAGGTGAGCAGAGACACACCTCCAGATTACCAGCTATAAATACAGCTGCACCCGACTCAGAAAATACAAGAGAGCTTCACccaaccgatcatctcttaacTTCACCATGGGGAACTTCGTCGACTGCTGCCGAGGCTTCTGGTGCCCGACCAAAAACCCTAACATCCGGATCAGCCTGCCTGCGGTCTGCTTCGTGTGGCAGATCGCCATGATCATCTTGTTTGGAGTGTTTGTGCGTTACGATGAAGAATCAGATGCGCACTGGGCTGAGCACAAACACGAGAAGAACATCACGAGTGACATCGAGAACGACTTCTACTACAGATACCCAAGTGAGTATTCATGTTCTGCAGGGTTTGATATTGCTAAGGCAGTTCATGTCATGTTTAAAgagtaaaataatgttttgttgaGCTTTCAGTACGTAGAAAGTTATGAAGGTTAACCTTCTCCACCACTCCGCCTTCTCAGGTTTTCAGGACGTACATGTGATGATCTTTGTGGGTTTCGGCTTTCTCATGACCTTCCTGAAGCGCTACAGCTTCGGCGGGGTCGGATTCAACTTCCTCATCGCCGCCTTTGGTCTGCAGTGGGCTCTGCTCATGCAGGGCTGGTTCCACTCTCTGGACCCAGTTGATGGCAAAATTAAGATCGGCATTGAGAGGTATGTTTGGCACCTCGCTTTCTTAGAATAACTTgttttgattcatttatttaagGTTACTCTGGCAAATGAAGTACGTGCCATATAGTTGGCACCAGATGGCCATTTAAATCATGTGGGCATTTAAATCATGTGGGCATTTAAATCATGGGCATTACTTGAACAATACATCAGAAGATAATGACTTATGTGATACAGCTGATACAGAGAAAGTTTCATTTCCCATCTTGCTTCTGTCAGTATCATCAATGCCGATTTCTGTGTGGCGGGATGCCTCATTGCATATGGAGCTCTCCTGGGAAAAGTCAGTCCAGTGCAACTGATGATCTTGACACTATTTGGCATCACACTGTTTGCGGTTGAGGAATACATCATTCTTGATCTTCTCCATGTGAgtagcagtgttattttagtattattaggggccaagcaccgaggCACCTGTTGTATCaattggcgttctttttttttttttttttttaggggccaagcactgaaggtgcgtaggcacctattgtaatcattagatttctttttattttcgattcttcttcttccgctctggaagtctatggcagcccatagaaccgtatggtaaaaagttgtgaaatttggcacacatttagaagacagtctgaccttttcccatagcaaatttggagtctctaactcaatctctctagcgccaccagcagtccaaagttgcactcatgtttatgttaataacttttgaactgtaagggctagaaacaaaatttttccatctgattccttgggtcaagacaaATCGATTGCACCCTATGACCTAATTTTCCGTCAGGAAAATTTTtcctccattttgaattttctgaaaaacgtactttttctaactcctcctaggctGTTAATctgtttttcacaaaaattgaaccagatcatcttcagaccatgccaacAAAAATGTATGGAATTCCAGtcaattcctcaaaccgtttttgaaaaacatgcaagcgaattgtacgtagtgcttgcgtaaatagacataaggctgtatctccgcaacgctttatcgtattcagaccaaacttggtacatgtcatcacaagcatgacctgagttGCCATGCAGTGTTTTGGCActgtgccacctactggtgaggagatatgaaaaatggctatttttacaTATAACTTCTGACGTGTTTGTCCAAAAATGATAAATTTGATCACGTTGGATTCGGAGCATCATGCCGAGttgaatgatatccaattttttacatatcggccattttggccatcGGCCATTTTGagttttgtgctaaaatgctgtattttatgaacccATTAACGTAtcattacgaaactcggtatgcaTCTTTGGCACCATGTGTAACCCGTGCGGCTCGCTTATGCCCAGCGTGATGTGCGGCCAGCGACACCGGGTGTTAAAACTTGGTCTGCGTTGTGTTACGTTGTGTGGATGCAGAAACAGACACGGGACAGCAGGCAGCTGATTCACTGGATCGTTTTACTGTTTAACAGAGACATAAGCAGCCTCAGATCGCATGGCCCTTATAACACTCTCTTCCATCGAATCAAATTTCAaaagggaagaggaggagaCAGGACAGGAAATTAGGTCATAGTGTGACCTCGCATCACCTAAAGGAGAAGCGCACTCCTAGATCAGGTATCATAAAACGTACATgaacaattttgtgtgaattataacaatatttacACATGCCCTGACAATACTCAAAAAGTTttggcacagcgccaccttgtggtcaaaagttataacaaaatttacaaaaatgctaataacttttgactatattgaCCAATTGTaatgattccttgggtcatgccgagaacatagatatcaaatttgccatagtcggctgaacttcctgtccgccatattgtttttctttaaaaacctactttttcaaactcctccgaGACCGCAGCTCCgtttttcaccaaaatcgaatcgcatcatcttcagaccatgccgacaaaaagttatagatttcaagtcgatacatCAAAcagttttcgtataccggagcaacgaatttgaggcatgatgcaaaaacgactcttgaagctgcacctctgcaatgctttgacatattgacaccaaactttgctgTTGTCATTGTCaactcactctgaccataccacatgaatatggtcacagcgccacctattggtggaaagtgatgaaccagtaaatcctcatttttgatcatttttcagctctttttcctaaaatgatcttaataggtctttaattgctcatagttgcagttggtctgatgttcccggccatgttggctggcttattgtgccgtttttgtgcttggccccgtaattgctgcttgcagctatatttattatagcttttattgttatacttttcattgttacatttttaataattttgttattaggataattaatgtcatttaaaaCTAAGATTAAATATGAAACCATACAAAATTGTGTCTGATACCATtcaaatatgaagcagcaactgtttttaacattgataaacATACAGTCAAACGACAATTTATTTCCGCTTTATTTTACTTAAAGAGaccgttcacccaaaaattctgtcaccatttactcaccctcaagttgttccaaacctgtacgaaCTTCTTCTCAAAACTttcagtaaccaaacagctgATTGGACCCCATCGAATATACTAAAATACTCGAAAATACTACggaaaatatcttcttttgtgtttgggTTCGCCTTGATGATAACCCTTAAGTTCATCATTCTGAAAATGTCCTCCTAAATCAAAGTGATTTTAACAAATTGTTCTTGCATTTCACAGGTTCGTGATTCTGGTGGATCCATGGTCATCCACACTTTTGGAGGCTACTTCGGTCTGACAATATCATGGATTCTGTATCGACCGAAGCTAGACCAAAGCAAGCATCTGGGCAGCTCTGTCTACAACTCTGATGTGTTTGCTATGATCGGTATGTTACACACAGTACATACACTTGATAAGATCTTACATGAGCCTTTTACAAAAAAACCCAGTCCTTTATCTGAAAATGTTTCCTCTTCCAGGGACCCTCTTCCTCTGGATGTTCTGGCCCAGTTTCAACTCCGCCATCTCAGATCATGGAGATGGTCAACACCGGGCGGCCATAAACACCTACCTTGCTCTGGCGTCCTCTGTACTTACTACATTTGCCATATCCAGCCTTTCTGCCAAGAAGGGAAAACTGGACATGGTAAATTACAGCACTTCATTATATCCCAATGATGTCTGCAGCATCTAATCTGTGATTTGTAACATTGCACCTGTTTTGTGCAACTTAGGTGCATATCCAGAATGCAACACTGGCTGGGGGCGTGGCCATGGGCTCAGCGGCCGAGTTCATGATCACACCCTACGGTTCGCTCATCGTGGGTTTCTTCTGTGGGATACTGTCCACGTTCGGCTACCTGGTGCTCACTGTGAGTGTGACAGAAGAGCAGATTCGAGCGTCATTTGCGCTGTGAAAACCGATTCATTTATACctattttttccccctgtgcAGCCCTTCATGGAGAAGTACCTGAAGATTCAAGACACCTGTGGCATCCACAACCTGCATGCCATGCCCGGGCTCCTCGGAGGAGTTGTAGGTGCCATCACAGCGGCTGCTGCCAGCGAGAGTGTCTATGGACATGAAGGGTGAGTGTGACTGTTTAGTTATGTTAGTATACAACTATTAATTcatgaaaagttgatttaagGTACACTGTCTAGCAGTTAAAacacaaaactgcatgcattttgcagaagaaaattgttttggttgtgcttcttCAGCTCTGTGCAGATGAATATGGTTCTTTCTTATagacagcaaaatctccagagtacatatggtccctctctaaataatgttaaaataacactaaaacagagttaaagttaatgagattaataagcaaaaaactaaaaaaaaaataataataaaaaactaacTTATGCCTCAGACATGTGTCAAAGTAGCCGGAGCAACTTTTCTTTGTTTATGGATATGACGAGATGCACACGAGCGAGTGACGCATGCCTAGTCACATTCATTTATAAATTAGCCCACATTAATAATGAtcgcatttttaattaaaaacagcGAAATTTCACAAGAAAAGTTGAGTAGTTTAAAAGCAGTTGTCTAACTTTCATATTTACATCTTTCCACGAACTCACATTGCATTGTGACAATGACAGTAAGACCCGCctcctttgatttgattggccatctcgatcattttgacattgacgaGCACCATTAGACTGCTGAGGCATAGCagcctaaaaatgtaacttgTCATTTAACTTTTTGTCATTCTAACAACAAATAGCGTTACTCACTCtacacaaataataataataaataataagataAGACAAATAAAATggcattattatttattttttaattcatatttcaGACTAAATCATTGGCTCTGGTCCCGTTTAGCCCATGTCAGTGTTGCAAAGTTAATCAGTTTTGAAACAAGTTCAGCaataagcagctctacagaagacgaTAGTGTCATTTTTCAGCAATTCAGATTCAATtcaattaactgaaaatgttggAAAGGTAGTTTCATTATCCTGCTTAATTCAGTTCAAGCTCAGTGCAGTTAAatcaataatattataaaatattgctTGTATTTTTGAATATCAAAACTTTGTATGTTGCTGATACAAATCCATTTATTTCAACAGGTTGGTAAACACCTTTGATTTTAAAGGGAAATATGCTAACAGGACACCCGCCACGCAAGGAGGCTTCCAGGCAGCTGGTATCTGTGTTGCTCTCGTTTTTGGGATTGTAGGTGGAATTATAGTAGGTGA is part of the Chanodichthys erythropterus isolate Z2021 chromosome 11, ASM2448905v1, whole genome shotgun sequence genome and harbors:
- the rhcga gene encoding rh family, C glycoprotein a, with amino-acid sequence MGNFVDCCRGFWCPTKNPNIRISLPAVCFVWQIAMIILFGVFVRYDEESDAHWAEHKHEKNITSDIENDFYYRYPSFQDVHVMIFVGFGFLMTFLKRYSFGGVGFNFLIAAFGLQWALLMQGWFHSLDPVDGKIKIGIESIINADFCVAGCLIAYGALLGKVSPVQLMILTLFGITLFAVEEYIILDLLHVRDSGGSMVIHTFGGYFGLTISWILYRPKLDQSKHLGSSVYNSDVFAMIGTLFLWMFWPSFNSAISDHGDGQHRAAINTYLALASSVLTTFAISSLSAKKGKLDMVHIQNATLAGGVAMGSAAEFMITPYGSLIVGFFCGILSTFGYLVLTPFMEKYLKIQDTCGIHNLHAMPGLLGGVVGAITAAAASESVYGHEGLVNTFDFKGKYANRTPATQGGFQAAGICVALVFGIVGGIIVGCILRLPFWGDPSDDNCFDDEVYWEVPEDEESIPPILEYNSHMVGKNPGMSDTNFSMEQS